The Trypanosoma brucei gambiense DAL972 chromosome 10, complete sequence genome has a segment encoding these proteins:
- a CDS encoding T. brucei spp.-specific protein, protein MEKDSVDNCHTPHPFVSRVTVRRLLCSLPILPHVLPLCCLSDAPGWLHVTFYLFSVLLKRKGCKSVYSSACITISDNNKNNRLTKPTGSRTGTKSRTTTYLYCGCVPSLGGENDRTKNHNSPQYIQGRKAN, encoded by the coding sequence atggaaaaggacaGTGTAGACAACTGTCATACCCCACACCCTTTTGTGTCGCGTGTAACCGTCCGTCGTCTTCTCTGCTCTTTGCCTATACTTCCTCACGTTCTCCccctttgttgtttgtcTGATGCACCCGGTTGGTTGCACGTGACTTTCTACCTATTTAGTGTGTTACTAAAGCGCAAAGGGTGTAAAAGCGTATATTCGAGTGCGTGTATAACAATAAgcgataataataagaacaaTAGGCTCACAAAACCTACGGGCTCTCGCACAGGCACAAAATCACGTACAACTACCTATTTATATTGTGGTTGTGTACCGAGTTTGGGTGGAGAGAACGATAGGACCAAAAACCACAACTCACCTCAATATATAcaaggaaggaaagcaaatTAA